The Atribacterota bacterium nucleotide sequence CATGGAGAATCTTCTGGATGGAGTGAGGAGTAAAAGTATCATTGTCACTCCTTCTCTTATTGATGTATTGCTTCGAGGTGTAGATCTCTTGAAGAACATTAAGGACACTGTGGCCTTGGAGGGGAAAGAACCCGAGATTGATATCCAGGATATCGTTGAAAATTTAAGAGTTTTCCTGAAGCGTCGAGAAGAGTCTTGGTCTCCTTTGGAAGCCACCCCGGCTTCGGCAAGTAAGGACGAGTTTGCAGAAGAAAAGGACGCGACGGCACCTTCCTCTCAGAAGGAGTATCTGGTTCGGGTTTATCTTGCTTTGGAGTGTTCGATGAAAGGGGTACGGTCGTATCTGGTGATCAATCGACTTCAAGAGAGCAAGGTTGAGATCGTCTCCACCAATCCCCCTCTTTCTGATTTAGAAAGTGAACGTTTTGGACAGAGCTTTGAAATGTTGATTCTCACCACGCTTTCCGAAGAAGAGATTAAAAAAATGGTGGAGTCGGTGGCCGAAGTGGAGAGAGTGGAGATTGAAATGCGGGAAGAAGCGCCGGAGGTCAGGGAAGAAGAAGAAAAGGAAAAAGAAGAAAAACAAGTGGTCACTTCCACGGTCGAGCAGAAAAAAACGGCAAAAAGCCTTAAAAAAACGGTTCGAGTGGATGTGGATCGCTTAGACGCACTCTTAAACCTGGTGGGGGAACTGGTGATTGATCGAGCGAGATTGGGTGATACTATTCAGCGTCTGCGAGATTTTAAGGAGCTTTCCCACCTACGGGATTTGTTGGCTGATACCAACACTCATATTGGACGAATTGTAAATGAACTCCAGATGGAGATCATGAAAG carries:
- a CDS encoding Hpt domain-containing protein produces the protein MISLVEGFDLNRYIGVFLEEVEEHIGNLEENLVQLEREPENQDLVQSIFRSFHTIKGSSSSIGFQRMMELAHLMENLLDGVRSKSIIVTPSLIDVLLRGVDLLKNIKDTVALEGKEPEIDIQDIVENLRVFLKRREESWSPLEATPASASKDEFAEEKDATAPSSQKEYLVRVYLALECSMKGVRSYLVINRLQESKVEIVSTNPPLSDLESERFGQSFEMLILTTLSEEEIKKMVESVAEVERVEIEMREEAPEVREEEEKEKEEKQVVTSTVEQKKTAKSLKKTVRVDVDRLDALLNLVGELVIDRARLGDTIQRLRDFKELSHLRDLLADTNTHIGRIVNELQMEIMKARMLPLAEVFNRFPRMVRDIARSFGKEVDFVVQGE